In a single window of the Candidatus Zymogenaceae bacterium genome:
- a CDS encoding TIGR01777 family oxidoreductase, with protein sequence MTVFMTGGTGFVGTALARTLVDAGMQVTVLCRYGENPPGLPEGAAPFEGDPTRPGPWQDEAARHDTFINLAGASIFSRWTKRQKALIRESRMATTENLVAAVGKRGKKSTTLFSTSAVGYYGFTGDDELTEHAPAGDDFLARIAADWERAARKAEEYGARVVITRFGIVIGPGGGALSRMIPLFRWGLGSPLGSGRQWFSWIHLDDLCRAFLFLMEHPEITGPVNCTSPAAVTNRDLTKSLAAQLSRPVFLPPIPAPVLRIVLGEFSHVLVRGQRVVPKRLTDAGFEFEYPKIDGAIRSSLD encoded by the coding sequence GTGACCGTTTTTATGACAGGCGGGACCGGATTTGTGGGAACCGCCCTGGCACGGACGCTCGTTGATGCGGGGATGCAGGTGACGGTGCTGTGCCGTTACGGCGAAAATCCTCCCGGTCTGCCAGAGGGTGCGGCGCCTTTCGAGGGAGACCCGACCCGCCCCGGCCCCTGGCAGGATGAGGCCGCCCGGCACGACACATTCATCAATCTGGCCGGGGCGTCCATCTTCAGCCGCTGGACGAAACGGCAAAAGGCGCTCATCCGAGAAAGCCGCATGGCCACGACCGAGAATCTCGTGGCCGCCGTCGGGAAGAGAGGAAAAAAATCCACGACGCTCTTCAGTACCTCGGCGGTGGGGTATTATGGTTTTACCGGGGACGATGAGTTGACGGAACACGCTCCGGCGGGGGATGATTTTCTTGCCCGAATCGCCGCCGATTGGGAGCGGGCCGCACGCAAGGCCGAAGAATACGGCGCTCGGGTGGTCATCACCCGGTTCGGCATCGTTATAGGGCCGGGCGGCGGCGCTCTGAGCCGGATGATACCGCTGTTTCGATGGGGATTGGGAAGTCCCCTGGGGAGCGGGCGCCAGTGGTTTTCATGGATACATCTCGACGACCTGTGCCGCGCGTTTTTGTTTTTAATGGAACATCCCGAGATTACGGGACCGGTCAACTGTACGTCGCCCGCGGCCGTTACAAATCGGGATTTGACAAAGAGTCTGGCGGCTCAGCTCTCCCGTCCCGTGTTTCTGCCGCCGATTCCGGCCCCGGTGCTTCGGATCGTTCTGGGTGAGTTCTCGCACGTTCTGGTCCGAGGACAGCGGGTGGTGCCGAAGCGACTGACGGATGCGGGATTTGAATTTGAATATCCCAAAATAGATGGAGCGATCAGGAGTTCTCTCGATTGA
- a CDS encoding MBL fold metallo-hydrolase, with the protein MKIRVWGARGSIPVSGRDYIKYGGDTTCLEVRTKNDDIIIIDAGTGLRRLGNLLVKEGRTDYHMLFTHVHWDHLLGFPFFKPLYKDDTSIWMYGGQMAQDSIKGLVSPVMNPPNFPVNYDNLNAHIEYQGECELEFAIGSVEIQAIPISHPNEGMGYRLTEDGKSFVFLTDNELTYVHPGGREFDDYLEFSKGTDLLIHDTEFTAEEYKKTKTWGHSVYNDVVDMAIRAGVKSLCLWHHNQDRKDDQVDWMLQDCRRLVKERGAELECIAAYQDMEIIL; encoded by the coding sequence ATGAAGATCAGGGTCTGGGGTGCCCGGGGATCCATCCCGGTATCCGGCAGGGATTATATCAAATACGGCGGAGACACCACCTGCCTCGAGGTTCGTACAAAGAATGACGACATCATTATCATAGACGCCGGTACCGGTCTGAGACGGTTGGGAAACCTGCTGGTGAAAGAGGGACGCACCGACTATCATATGCTGTTTACCCATGTGCATTGGGACCACCTGCTGGGATTTCCCTTTTTCAAGCCGCTGTATAAGGACGACACCAGTATCTGGATGTACGGCGGCCAAATGGCCCAGGATTCCATTAAAGGTCTCGTCTCCCCGGTCATGAACCCGCCCAATTTCCCGGTTAATTACGACAATCTGAACGCACACATTGAATATCAAGGCGAGTGTGAACTGGAGTTTGCCATCGGATCGGTTGAGATTCAGGCGATTCCGATCAGTCATCCCAACGAGGGGATGGGCTACAGGCTTACGGAGGACGGGAAAAGTTTCGTATTTTTGACCGATAACGAGTTGACCTATGTCCACCCGGGCGGCAGAGAATTTGACGATTATCTCGAATTTTCCAAGGGCACAGACCTTTTGATACACGATACGGAGTTCACCGCCGAGGAATACAAGAAAACGAAGACCTGGGGCCACTCGGTGTATAACGATGTGGTGGATATGGCGATACGGGCCGGGGTCAAGAGTTTGTGCCTCTGGCACCACAACCAGGACAGGAAAGATGACCAGGTGGACTGGATGCTCCAGGACTGCCGGAGGCTGGTGAAGGAGCGGGGTGCAGAACTTGAGTGTATCGCTGCATACCAGGATATGGAGATCATCCTGTAA
- a CDS encoding MBL fold metallo-hydrolase — protein sequence MLIRIWGARGSTPVSGAEYVEFGGDTTCLEVVANSGDTIILDAGTGIRRLGAEAYQKGKTDFHILFTHGHWDHLFGLPYFKPLHNSSTRLWLYGYRGKEGAVRDLISSLLSPPHFPVDYENITARREYRNGDGSEYRIGTITIRSIPISHPGGGLGYRLTEGDTTMVFLTDNELGYEHPGRATYDEYLEFCRDADLLIHDAEFTPMEYGRVRSWGHSSYADAVDLAADAGVKRLCLWHHNHERSDEGLARIERESRQIALKRESGLLCFAARQDMELSL from the coding sequence ATGCTGATAAGGATCTGGGGCGCCCGGGGTTCCACCCCCGTATCGGGCGCCGAATACGTGGAGTTCGGCGGCGACACGACATGTCTGGAGGTCGTCGCGAACAGCGGCGATACCATCATTCTCGATGCGGGCACCGGCATCCGGAGGCTGGGAGCCGAGGCGTATCAAAAGGGTAAGACCGATTTTCATATCCTCTTCACCCACGGCCACTGGGATCACTTGTTCGGACTTCCCTATTTCAAACCGCTTCATAATTCCTCCACGCGGTTGTGGCTCTACGGATACCGGGGGAAGGAGGGCGCCGTCAGGGATCTTATTTCGTCGTTACTGTCGCCTCCCCATTTCCCGGTCGACTATGAGAACATCACGGCCCGGAGGGAATACCGCAATGGAGACGGCTCCGAATATCGTATCGGCACGATTACCATCCGCTCCATACCGATCAGCCATCCAGGCGGCGGGCTCGGCTATCGGCTGACCGAAGGGGATACGACGATGGTGTTTCTCACCGATAATGAGCTGGGGTACGAACATCCGGGGCGCGCGACGTATGATGAATACCTGGAGTTCTGTCGGGACGCGGACCTCTTGATACACGACGCGGAATTTACGCCGATGGAATACGGGCGTGTGCGGTCCTGGGGGCATTCATCATATGCGGATGCGGTGGACCTGGCCGCGGACGCCGGCGTGAAGAGACTGTGCCTGTGGCATCACAACCATGAGCGGTCTGATGAAGGGCTGGCGCGTATCGAGCGGGAGAGTCGACAGATCGCACTGAAAAGGGAGAGCGGGCTTTTATGCTTCGCCGCACGGCAGGATATGGAGCTCTCCCTGTAA
- a CDS encoding mechanosensitive ion channel family protein — protein sequence MKKTASSLFKTAVDRFVDFSHWLQEFTDVNPDVVKKVFVTLMVILLIWFVRTVVLRIAFQWVKNIKDRYQWRKISTYISVFLGILIIGRTWFEAFQSVVTFLGLLSAGLAIALKDPLVNLAGWAFILWRRPLEVGDRIQMGEHKGDVIDIRIFQFTLLEIGNWVDADQSTGRIIHIPNGKIFTEMQANYSKGFEYIWNEIPVLLTFESDWQKAKEILKEIVDANALHLTERAERKVRQAARRFLIFYTNLTPAVYTSVKESGVLLTIRYLCAPRDRRTSEQDIWEDILRAFADHDDIDFAYPTQRFYANYLEGEKGADPAGTAAPPDTSRTGLPKKTK from the coding sequence ATGAAAAAAACAGCTTCGTCTCTTTTCAAAACCGCCGTCGACCGGTTTGTGGATTTTTCCCACTGGCTTCAGGAATTTACCGACGTCAACCCCGATGTCGTTAAAAAAGTTTTCGTCACCCTGATGGTGATCCTTCTCATCTGGTTTGTCAGGACCGTCGTTCTCAGAATCGCCTTCCAGTGGGTCAAAAATATCAAAGATCGCTACCAGTGGCGTAAGATTTCAACATATATCAGTGTCTTTTTGGGCATCCTCATTATCGGCCGCACCTGGTTTGAGGCGTTCCAATCCGTGGTGACCTTTCTGGGGCTCCTTTCCGCCGGCCTCGCCATCGCTCTTAAGGACCCCCTGGTCAACCTGGCCGGATGGGCGTTCATCCTGTGGCGGCGCCCCCTGGAAGTGGGCGATCGCATCCAGATGGGAGAACACAAAGGAGACGTCATCGATATCCGCATCTTTCAGTTCACGCTTCTTGAAATCGGCAACTGGGTGGACGCCGACCAGAGCACCGGGCGTATCATTCATATACCCAACGGCAAGATATTTACGGAGATGCAGGCCAACTATTCAAAGGGCTTTGAATATATCTGGAACGAGATACCCGTCCTGCTCACCTTCGAGAGCGACTGGCAGAAGGCAAAGGAGATACTGAAGGAAATCGTCGACGCCAACGCACTGCATCTGACGGAACGGGCGGAGAGAAAGGTCCGCCAGGCGGCCAGGAGATTCCTCATTTTCTACACAAACCTGACACCCGCCGTATATACCAGCGTCAAAGAAAGCGGAGTGCTCCTCACGATCCGGTATCTGTGCGCACCGAGAGACCGGCGGACGAGCGAGCAGGATATCTGGGAGGATATTCTCAGGGCATTCGCCGACCATGACGATATCGATTTCGCCTACCCGACCCAGCGCTTCTATGCCAATTACCTCGAGGGGGAAAAAGGTGCCGATCCGGCCGGGACAGCAGCGCCGCCCGATACATCCCGAACCGGCCTCCCGAAAAAGACGAAATAA
- the ileS gene encoding isoleucine--tRNA ligase: MDYKDTLNLPKTEFPMKANLSKREPQTLSRWEEMRIYERIMDISKGREKWILHDGPPYANGHIHLGTVLNKVLKDLIVKSRFMMGYDSYYVPGWDCHGLPIEHQVDKELGEKKLELSKSEIRKRCRTFAEKFIDIQRNEFIRLGVFGDWFDPYLTMTYDYEATIIREFAKFAESGSVYRGKKPVYWCASCVTALAEAEVEYHDHESPSIYVKFPMIDDLSDLFPELSGKNVSVIIWTTTPWTIPANLAIAVHPEFEYIAAEVKPGEVLILAQDLADLVLPSFGMGEYTTLATFKGKELEYKKAKHPLYDRESVIILADYVTLDAGTGCVHTAPGHGQEDYESGLKYGLAIYAPVDDYGNFTDDVELFAGRNVFDANESVNEKLEETGTLLRTEIYGHQYPHCWRCKQPIVFRSTPQWFISMDEKSLREKALSEIERVTWIPKWGKDRIFGMIENRPDWCISRQRSWGVPITVVYCDSCNADIINPESLEKVAAAMEKDGADVWFDRDVKEFLPEGFSCPNCQGTSFTKCEDILDVWFDSGSSYAAVCEKRPGLKPVPDMYLEGSDQHRGWFHSSLLISVGNRGRAPYREVLTHGFLVDGEGRKMSKSLGNFIAPNEVIEKYGAEILRLWVSAVDYREDIRVSQEILQRTSEAYRRIRNTSRFILGNLFDFDPKTDFSPMSDLTDLDRYTLSAFTKMVSRVLKAYNDYEFHVIYHAIHNFCAVDLSAQYLDIIKDRLYTTGASSKERRAAQTTMYIILKDMVKLMAPILSFTAEEIWQEMPGDDKEESVHFVGFPEADEAFRDTDLEETWEVIYETRSAVTKVLEEARREKVIGHSLDARVTLSAAGRRKDILASYESILADIFIVSDVVLADDAPKNATENEDIPNLFVAVEKAPGEKCPRCWHYTEDIGSDAAYPDICGRCVGNLKGGKDA, translated from the coding sequence ATGGACTACAAGGATACGCTCAACCTTCCGAAAACCGAATTCCCCATGAAGGCGAATTTGTCCAAGCGAGAGCCCCAGACCCTTTCCCGATGGGAGGAGATGCGGATATACGAGAGAATCATGGACATCTCCAAGGGCCGGGAAAAGTGGATCCTTCACGACGGGCCCCCCTACGCCAATGGGCACATTCACCTGGGCACGGTCCTCAATAAGGTTCTCAAGGACCTGATCGTCAAATCCCGCTTCATGATGGGATACGACAGCTACTACGTTCCCGGGTGGGACTGCCACGGGCTTCCCATCGAGCACCAGGTGGACAAGGAGCTGGGCGAGAAAAAGCTCGAGCTTTCCAAGAGCGAAATTCGAAAACGCTGTCGGACGTTCGCGGAAAAATTCATCGATATCCAGAGAAACGAGTTCATCCGGCTGGGAGTCTTCGGCGACTGGTTCGATCCCTACCTGACAATGACCTACGACTACGAGGCCACCATCATCCGGGAGTTCGCAAAGTTCGCCGAGTCCGGGTCGGTTTACCGGGGCAAAAAGCCGGTGTACTGGTGCGCCTCATGCGTGACGGCGCTGGCCGAGGCGGAGGTGGAATACCACGACCACGAATCCCCGTCGATCTACGTGAAGTTCCCGATGATCGACGACCTGTCGGACCTCTTTCCGGAACTTTCGGGCAAAAACGTCTCCGTGATCATCTGGACCACCACACCCTGGACGATCCCGGCGAACCTCGCCATTGCAGTGCATCCGGAGTTTGAATACATCGCCGCCGAGGTGAAGCCCGGCGAGGTGCTGATCCTGGCGCAGGATCTGGCGGACCTCGTGTTACCGTCCTTCGGTATGGGCGAGTATACGACCCTCGCGACATTCAAGGGCAAAGAACTGGAGTACAAGAAGGCGAAGCACCCGCTCTATGATCGGGAGTCGGTCATCATCCTGGCAGACTACGTGACCCTCGATGCGGGTACGGGCTGCGTCCACACCGCTCCCGGCCACGGCCAGGAGGACTACGAATCGGGCCTCAAGTACGGTCTTGCCATCTACGCGCCGGTGGACGATTACGGCAATTTCACCGACGATGTGGAGCTCTTCGCGGGCCGGAACGTCTTCGATGCGAACGAGAGCGTCAACGAAAAACTCGAAGAGACGGGCACCCTTCTCCGCACGGAGATATACGGCCATCAATACCCGCACTGCTGGCGGTGCAAACAGCCCATCGTCTTTCGATCCACCCCCCAGTGGTTTATCTCCATGGATGAAAAAAGCTTGAGGGAAAAGGCTTTATCGGAGATCGAGCGGGTCACCTGGATACCGAAGTGGGGGAAAGACCGCATCTTTGGGATGATAGAGAACCGTCCGGACTGGTGCATCTCCCGTCAGCGATCCTGGGGCGTGCCCATCACGGTCGTCTACTGCGATTCGTGCAACGCCGATATCATCAATCCCGAGAGCCTCGAAAAGGTCGCCGCCGCCATGGAAAAAGATGGGGCGGACGTCTGGTTCGACCGGGACGTCAAGGAATTTTTACCCGAAGGATTCTCTTGTCCGAACTGTCAGGGAACGAGCTTCACCAAGTGTGAGGACATTTTGGATGTCTGGTTCGACTCCGGCTCCAGCTACGCCGCCGTGTGCGAAAAGCGGCCCGGGCTGAAGCCGGTGCCGGATATGTATCTCGAGGGGAGCGACCAGCATCGGGGCTGGTTCCATTCATCGCTTCTCATCTCCGTCGGCAACCGGGGCCGCGCCCCTTACCGGGAGGTGCTGACCCACGGATTCCTGGTCGACGGCGAGGGCCGAAAGATGAGCAAGTCCCTGGGGAACTTCATCGCCCCGAACGAGGTCATCGAAAAATACGGCGCGGAAATTCTCAGACTCTGGGTGAGCGCCGTGGACTATCGGGAGGATATCCGAGTCTCCCAGGAAATCCTTCAGCGAACCAGCGAGGCGTACCGCCGCATCAGGAACACCTCCCGGTTTATCCTGGGCAACCTTTTCGATTTCGACCCGAAAACCGATTTCTCCCCGATGAGTGATCTCACCGATCTCGATCGCTATACCCTTTCGGCCTTTACAAAGATGGTTTCCCGGGTGCTGAAGGCGTATAACGACTACGAATTTCACGTGATCTATCACGCCATACACAACTTCTGCGCCGTGGACCTGAGCGCCCAGTACCTTGACATCATCAAGGACAGGCTCTATACCACGGGTGCGTCGTCCAAAGAGCGGCGGGCCGCCCAGACGACCATGTACATAATCCTCAAGGATATGGTCAAGCTCATGGCGCCCATCCTCTCGTTCACCGCCGAGGAAATCTGGCAGGAGATGCCGGGAGACGATAAAGAAGAGAGCGTGCATTTTGTCGGTTTCCCGGAGGCCGACGAGGCGTTCCGTGATACTGACCTGGAGGAAACCTGGGAGGTTATCTACGAAACGAGGAGTGCCGTGACTAAGGTCCTCGAAGAGGCGCGTCGGGAGAAGGTCATCGGCCATTCCCTGGACGCCCGGGTGACGCTTTCCGCCGCCGGCAGGAGAAAGGATATCCTCGCCAGTTATGAGTCGATATTGGCGGATATATTCATCGTCTCGGACGTCGTGCTGGCCGATGACGCCCCGAAAAACGCCACAGAAAACGAGGATATCCCGAACCTGTTTGTCGCGGTGGAAAAGGCCCCCGGGGAGAAATGTCCCCGCTGCTGGCACTATACCGAGGACATCGGAAGTGATGCCGCGTATCCCGATATCTGTGGGCGATGCGTCGGTAACCTGAAGGGAGGGAAAGACGCATAA
- the lspA gene encoding signal peptidase II has product MTKTDAHKIPEKNENRRKIIMFSIIAVFVIVFDQITKHLIDTTMRLGERIEIIPNFLDIRYISNTGAAFGIMAKLPDGARLPFLIGVSILAMLLVFYLFVKAEGNRVAYQVSLALVFSGAVGNLIDRVWLGFVRDFVDAHIYDLHWPVFNVADSAITVGIVILAYELLIREPRLEREAERG; this is encoded by the coding sequence ATGACCAAAACGGACGCGCACAAAATTCCGGAGAAGAATGAAAACCGGCGAAAGATTATCATGTTTTCCATCATCGCGGTTTTCGTGATTGTCTTTGATCAGATTACCAAGCACCTCATCGACACCACCATGCGCCTGGGCGAGCGTATCGAGATCATTCCGAATTTTCTCGATATCCGCTACATCAGCAATACCGGCGCGGCATTCGGCATCATGGCGAAGCTGCCGGACGGCGCCCGGCTCCCGTTTCTGATAGGGGTCTCGATTCTGGCGATGCTGCTTGTGTTCTATCTCTTCGTGAAAGCCGAGGGGAACAGAGTCGCCTACCAGGTTTCCCTGGCGCTGGTATTTTCCGGGGCCGTGGGCAACCTCATCGATCGGGTCTGGTTGGGATTCGTTCGCGATTTCGTCGACGCCCATATATACGATCTGCACTGGCCGGTATTCAACGTGGCGGATTCGGCCATCACCGTCGGAATCGTCATTCTGGCATATGAACTCCTGATACGGGAGCCCCGCCTCGAACGGGAGGCCGAACGCGGCTGA
- the lgt gene encoding prolipoprotein diacylglyceryl transferase, whose product MHPVLFSIDGLTIYTYGLCMSVAFLVSFGWGLLEVKRRGLSVETGIDLTFWALISGLFFSRLAYVLVNLSFFIANPLRTVMIWEGGLVWYGAFFGAIAAGAIFFRAHKLNGWLWADIAAPFFALGQGIGRIGCFMAGCCYGRPTDLCWGVVFTKSEIAPLGVPLHPAQLYAVVANLLLFLFLFQRRRRSNFDGEQILAYVILYAVLRSILEVFRGDPRGFWLGGTVSTSQMIAVVAVMGAAGLYYYLKSRGKTSRTEREAGTESGS is encoded by the coding sequence ATGCATCCGGTTCTTTTTTCCATAGACGGACTGACGATCTACACCTACGGATTGTGCATGTCCGTTGCGTTTCTGGTCTCCTTCGGCTGGGGATTGCTGGAGGTGAAGCGACGGGGGCTTTCGGTGGAAACCGGCATCGACCTGACCTTCTGGGCGCTGATTTCCGGCCTGTTTTTCTCCCGGCTCGCCTATGTGCTGGTCAACCTCTCCTTCTTCATCGCCAATCCCCTGAGGACCGTCATGATATGGGAGGGGGGGCTTGTATGGTACGGGGCCTTTTTCGGCGCGATTGCCGCGGGGGCGATCTTCTTTCGGGCGCACAAACTCAACGGATGGCTGTGGGCGGATATCGCCGCCCCGTTTTTCGCCCTGGGCCAGGGCATCGGCCGTATCGGCTGTTTCATGGCGGGGTGCTGCTACGGCCGTCCCACCGATTTATGCTGGGGAGTCGTGTTCACCAAATCAGAAATTGCGCCGCTGGGGGTGCCGCTTCACCCCGCCCAGCTCTACGCCGTCGTCGCCAATCTGCTCCTGTTTCTGTTTCTCTTTCAGCGGCGGAGAAGATCGAATTTCGACGGGGAGCAGATACTCGCATACGTGATTCTGTACGCTGTCTTGCGGAGCATCCTGGAGGTTTTTCGGGGTGATCCGAGGGGGTTTTGGTTGGGAGGTACGGTCTCCACATCCCAGATGATCGCCGTCGTGGCCGTAATGGGTGCGGCCGGGCTCTATTATTACCTGAAGAGCCGGGGGAAAACGTCCCGGACGGAAAGAGAAGCCGGGACCGAATCGGGCTCGTAA
- a CDS encoding 4Fe-4S binding protein produces MTEEKSLYEQLSDRIMTSGSKIIPELFAFIASDDEARLMLATPGTVDELSEKTGKDKKTTQEMLDELFHKGLMFKSTKDDITKYRMCRDIVQFHDATILWPEAPKEYHNLWKKYMDTEWSSYAKVIEKVVKDPFTRVVPVGQSIEADSQVQTIDDVMKILDNARRFAVTNCTCRTIDGKCGAPLEVCVQVDRSADYAIERGTGRELTRDEAREIIEKCDEEGLVHVIMNSASKQNFICNCCRDCCQTMPVFIKEGVNILAPSRFTAQVNEIECTGCESCIERCFFGAISMEEDDTALVDPDRCMGCGVCVPACPVEAIILIETRDVDTIPA; encoded by the coding sequence ATGACCGAAGAGAAGAGCCTGTACGAGCAGCTCTCCGATAGGATCATGACATCCGGCTCAAAAATTATACCGGAGCTGTTCGCATTTATCGCCAGCGACGACGAGGCCCGGTTGATGCTGGCGACTCCGGGAACCGTCGACGAATTGAGCGAAAAAACGGGAAAGGATAAAAAAACCACTCAGGAGATGCTCGATGAACTCTTTCATAAGGGATTGATGTTCAAGTCCACCAAGGACGACATAACGAAATACCGCATGTGTAGGGATATCGTCCAGTTTCACGACGCGACGATACTGTGGCCGGAGGCTCCGAAGGAGTACCATAACCTCTGGAAGAAATATATGGACACCGAATGGTCTTCATACGCCAAGGTGATTGAAAAGGTGGTCAAGGACCCCTTCACCAGAGTTGTGCCGGTGGGGCAGTCCATTGAGGCGGATTCCCAGGTCCAGACCATCGATGACGTGATGAAGATTCTCGACAACGCCCGGAGGTTCGCGGTGACGAACTGCACGTGTCGAACCATAGACGGCAAGTGCGGCGCCCCCCTGGAGGTGTGCGTCCAGGTGGATAGATCCGCCGATTACGCCATCGAGCGGGGAACCGGGAGGGAACTGACCCGGGACGAGGCCAGAGAAATCATCGAAAAATGCGACGAGGAGGGACTGGTGCACGTCATCATGAACAGCGCGTCCAAACAGAATTTTATCTGCAACTGCTGTCGGGATTGCTGTCAGACCATGCCGGTCTTCATCAAGGAGGGAGTCAATATCCTGGCTCCCAGCAGGTTCACCGCCCAGGTGAACGAAATCGAGTGTACCGGATGTGAATCGTGTATCGAGCGGTGTTTTTTCGGCGCCATTTCCATGGAGGAAGACGACACGGCCCTCGTGGATCCGGACAGGTGCATGGGGTGCGGCGTGTGTGTTCCCGCATGTCCGGTTGAGGCGATTATCCTGATAGAAACACGGGATGTGGATACCATCCCCGCCTGA
- a CDS encoding winged helix-turn-helix transcriptional regulator: MDKEDLRILRIMEEVENKDNITQRELAGKLGISIGMTNIFIKRIIKKGYMKITTIPPRRLAYIITPKGFMEKSRLTMEYLKYSLDFYRSIKTQIEERLVEIESAGSETLVFYGTGDICELACLFLGETGMTLTAIADDTGTGSVFHMSIIPPEKLPSVHWDALLITSLEDVDVKRQRLSELGIEHEKIYTLQ, translated from the coding sequence ATGGACAAAGAAGATCTGCGAATCCTCCGCATTATGGAGGAGGTGGAGAATAAAGATAATATAACCCAGCGGGAATTGGCGGGGAAGCTGGGGATCTCCATCGGCATGACAAATATTTTCATAAAGCGCATCATCAAAAAGGGCTACATGAAGATCACCACCATTCCGCCCAGGCGTCTCGCATACATTATCACCCCCAAGGGATTCATGGAAAAATCGAGGCTGACCATGGAATACCTCAAGTATTCCCTGGATTTCTATCGGTCGATCAAAACCCAGATCGAAGAACGCCTTGTCGAGATAGAGAGCGCCGGATCTGAGACGCTTGTGTTCTACGGCACCGGCGACATCTGTGAGCTGGCGTGTCTCTTTCTGGGCGAAACGGGGATGACCCTGACGGCAATCGCCGACGACACCGGCACCGGTTCGGTGTTCCACATGTCGATCATCCCGCCGGAGAAACTGCCGTCGGTGCACTGGGATGCTCTCTTGATTACCTCTCTCGAAGATGTGGATGTGAAACGACAAAGGCTTTCGGAATTGGGCATAGAGCACGAAAAAATATATACGCTTCAGTAA
- a CDS encoding sulfate adenylyltransferase, whose amino-acid sequence MTKIDTGPKRVHGGLEAPINRIITEERAREVQARAGELPKLMLSPADLSTIRRIGDGSLSPLTGPMNSDVFYEVLADERILSGGESYAWTIPIAFPVTDDEKSGLSGKKEAVVTDPEGNPVGLLEVEDVFEFDKMMYLESVYGTNRTDHPGARIILNDERETLVGGSVWVFPEMYRGMSSSHQLHPNDSRKLFMERGWERIIAFQTRNPLHRAHEYAMVVAVERLTAEGRFAGIVLNPLLGELKSDDVPATVRMKTYQALLDNRALGRGDKDEAIWEKAGYDINDQFMLLGLDMKMFYAGPKEAIMHAIYRQNYGFTDIIIGRKHADAPFDDGSPIWGDFDAQEKFGNLNGNLAVNNLNVGFAAFYEELGRVALMEDERVKGLKPTTMSGTKLREILSRGEVPEEKFMRPETSSVLIEYYKTLKD is encoded by the coding sequence ATGACAAAAATCGACACGGGACCCAAGAGGGTCCACGGTGGGCTGGAAGCGCCCATCAATCGCATTATAACCGAAGAGAGGGCGCGGGAGGTCCAAGCCCGTGCCGGTGAGCTGCCGAAGCTAATGTTGTCTCCGGCGGACCTTTCGACGATACGACGCATCGGCGACGGCTCCCTCAGCCCCCTGACAGGTCCTATGAACAGTGATGTGTTTTATGAGGTGCTGGCGGACGAGCGCATCCTCTCCGGCGGAGAATCCTACGCCTGGACCATCCCCATCGCCTTCCCCGTCACCGATGACGAAAAGAGCGGTCTTTCCGGGAAAAAGGAAGCCGTCGTCACCGATCCTGAGGGGAATCCCGTGGGCCTCCTTGAAGTTGAGGATGTGTTCGAATTTGACAAGATGATGTACCTGGAATCGGTATACGGCACGAACCGGACCGACCATCCCGGGGCCCGCATCATTCTGAACGATGAGCGGGAAACGCTGGTCGGCGGGAGTGTGTGGGTATTCCCCGAGATGTACCGGGGGATGTCCTCATCGCACCAGCTCCATCCTAATGATTCCAGAAAGCTGTTTATGGAGCGGGGCTGGGAGCGCATTATCGCGTTTCAGACGAGGAATCCCCTTCATCGCGCCCATGAATATGCAATGGTCGTGGCGGTGGAGCGTCTCACCGCCGAGGGAAGGTTTGCGGGCATCGTCCTGAATCCCCTTCTGGGGGAGCTCAAGTCCGACGACGTGCCCGCGACCGTGCGCATGAAGACCTATCAGGCCCTGCTGGACAACAGGGCCCTGGGCCGGGGCGATAAGGATGAGGCGATCTGGGAGAAGGCCGGATACGACATCAACGACCAGTTCATGTTGCTCGGTCTTGACATGAAGATGTTTTACGCCGGCCCGAAAGAGGCGATCATGCACGCGATCTATCGCCAGAATTACGGGTTTACCGACATCATCATCGGCAGAAAACATGCCGACGCCCCCTTCGACGACGGCAGCCCCATCTGGGGGGATTTCGACGCCCAGGAGAAGTTCGGCAACCTCAACGGGAACCTTGCCGTCAACAACCTGAACGTCGGCTTTGCGGCGTTTTACGAGGAGCTGGGCCGGGTGGCGCTGATGGAGGATGAGCGGGTGAAGGGGCTGAAGCCCACGACCATGTCGGGGACGAAGCTTCGAGAAATCCTGTCCCGGGGCGAGGTACCGGAGGAGAAATTCATGCGGCCCGAGACATCGAGCGTTCTTATTGAGTATTATAAAACACTGAAAGATTGA